A genomic segment from Pollutimonas thiosulfatoxidans encodes:
- a CDS encoding amino acid ABC transporter permease, whose translation MTKITLLPQTPKRRLSWNDPGVRSIIYQVLVLGIVGLGVWYLVSNTLHNLAVRNISTGFGFLHREAGFAIGESVIDYTPADTYGKAIWVGILNTLRVSVVGIIAATLFGTILGIARLSKNWLVARVASAYIEVMRNIPLLLQLFFWYAIITEIMPGPRDALNPVPGVFLSNRGLKLPSLHGDALDWILGGIALAIVVIVLIAHWARKRQEATGQIFPLVRTGVVLLLALPAVAWLISGATLTVELPELKGFNFVGGLNLSPEFAALLAGLVIYTSAFVAEVVRSGIESVNQGQWEAAGAIGLSRPRVLRLVILPQALRVIIPPMTSQYLNLTKNSSLAVAIGYPDIVSVVNTTLNQTGQAIEGILIIMAAYLTVSLSISVFMNWYNKRIALVER comes from the coding sequence ATGACGAAAATAACTCTATTGCCGCAAACGCCCAAACGGCGTCTGTCCTGGAACGACCCGGGCGTTCGATCGATCATCTATCAGGTGCTCGTGCTGGGCATCGTAGGCTTGGGCGTCTGGTATCTGGTTTCCAATACCCTGCATAACCTGGCCGTACGTAATATTTCCACCGGATTTGGCTTTCTTCATCGGGAAGCCGGCTTCGCCATTGGCGAATCCGTCATCGACTACACCCCTGCAGACACCTACGGCAAAGCCATCTGGGTCGGCATATTGAATACACTGCGTGTCTCCGTCGTGGGGATCATCGCGGCCACTTTGTTCGGCACCATACTGGGTATTGCCCGCCTGTCCAAGAACTGGCTGGTTGCCCGTGTGGCCAGCGCCTATATCGAAGTCATGCGCAACATTCCCCTGTTGCTGCAGTTGTTCTTCTGGTATGCCATCATCACTGAGATCATGCCTGGGCCTCGCGATGCGCTAAACCCCGTGCCCGGTGTGTTCCTTTCCAATCGTGGGCTGAAGTTGCCCAGCCTGCACGGCGACGCCCTGGACTGGATCCTCGGCGGTATCGCGCTGGCTATTGTTGTCATCGTGCTGATTGCTCATTGGGCGCGGAAACGCCAAGAGGCTACCGGGCAGATTTTTCCGCTGGTGCGTACCGGCGTGGTGTTGCTGCTGGCACTCCCGGCGGTGGCGTGGCTGATCAGCGGCGCCACGCTTACGGTCGAGCTGCCGGAGCTCAAGGGCTTTAATTTCGTGGGTGGGCTGAACCTGTCGCCCGAGTTCGCCGCGCTGCTTGCCGGCTTGGTCATCTATACCTCTGCCTTTGTGGCCGAGGTCGTACGCTCGGGCATAGAGTCGGTCAACCAGGGGCAATGGGAGGCTGCCGGCGCCATCGGACTTAGCCGCCCGCGCGTGTTGCGCCTGGTCATACTGCCGCAGGCCTTGCGTGTGATTATCCCGCCCATGACCAGCCAATACCTCAACCTTACCAAGAACAGCTCGCTGGCAGTGGCGATAGGCTATCCGGATATTGTCTCCGTCGTGAACACGACCTTGAACCAAACGGGCCAGGCTATCGAGGGCATCCTGATCATCATGGCCGCCTATCTTACGGTCAGCCTGTCTATATCCGTATTCATGAACTGGTACAACAAGCGCATCGCGCTGGTGGAGCGCTAA
- a CDS encoding amino acid ABC transporter permease: MSQDLTAPAKLGPPRAHQSTWGWMRASLFSSPLNTILTVLVAWLLLMSVPALIEWLFIRADFNATSAAECRESGGACWAFIVEKHRFILFGVYPYDEQWRPLLASIILIAVIVCSCVRWFWRPFLGIIWIVSLVAVAVLMWGGVLGMSHVENDRWGGLPLTLILATFGIAFAFPLGLLLALGRRSHMPAVKALCVVYIELIRGVPLISLLFMSSVMLPLFLPEGFSIDKLLRAQIAIILFAAAYVAETVRGGLQAIPKGQYEGADSLGLSYWQQMRKIILPQALKVVIPPLVGIFIALFKDTSLVVIIGIFDLTLAAKTAVADAAWRGFSTEAYLFIAFIYFIFCFSISRYSQSLEKHLRTGEQR, encoded by the coding sequence ATGAGCCAGGATCTAACCGCGCCCGCGAAGCTCGGGCCGCCCCGGGCGCATCAAAGCACTTGGGGCTGGATGCGGGCAAGCCTGTTTTCTTCGCCGCTCAATACCATCTTGACCGTGCTGGTGGCGTGGCTGCTGCTGATGTCGGTTCCAGCATTGATTGAATGGCTGTTCATACGGGCCGATTTCAATGCCACCAGCGCTGCCGAATGCCGGGAGTCGGGCGGGGCCTGCTGGGCTTTCATCGTAGAGAAGCACCGGTTTATTCTATTTGGCGTCTACCCCTACGACGAGCAGTGGCGGCCCTTGCTGGCCAGCATCATACTCATCGCCGTCATTGTCTGCAGTTGCGTTCGGTGGTTCTGGCGACCCTTCCTGGGCATTATCTGGATCGTGTCCCTGGTGGCGGTGGCGGTACTGATGTGGGGCGGCGTGCTGGGCATGAGCCATGTCGAGAACGACCGCTGGGGCGGGCTGCCATTGACCCTTATTTTGGCAACCTTCGGCATTGCATTTGCCTTCCCCCTGGGCTTGTTGCTGGCGCTGGGCCGCCGGTCGCACATGCCAGCCGTCAAGGCCTTGTGTGTCGTTTATATTGAATTGATCCGCGGCGTGCCACTGATCAGCTTGCTGTTCATGTCGTCGGTCATGTTGCCTTTGTTTCTGCCCGAGGGCTTCAGCATCGACAAACTGCTGCGCGCGCAAATCGCCATCATCCTTTTTGCTGCGGCCTATGTGGCCGAGACGGTTCGGGGCGGCCTGCAAGCCATTCCCAAGGGGCAGTATGAAGGCGCCGATTCGCTGGGCTTGAGCTACTGGCAACAGATGCGCAAGATCATCCTGCCACAGGCACTCAAGGTCGTCATTCCACCCCTGGTCGGTATCTTTATTGCGCTGTTCAAAGACACCTCCCTGGTGGTGATTATCGGTATTTTCGACTTGACCCTGGCCGCCAAGACGGCAGTGGCCGATGCCGCGTGGCGCGGCTTCAGCACCGAGGCGTATCTGTTCATCGCCTTCATTTACTTTATTTTCTGCTTTTCGATTTCCCGTTATAGCCAGTCGCTGGAGAAGCACTTGCGTACGGGAGAGCAGCGCTGA